In a genomic window of Gossypium arboreum isolate Shixiya-1 chromosome 9, ASM2569848v2, whole genome shotgun sequence:
- the LOC108456033 gene encoding uncharacterized protein LOC108456033, with protein sequence MAGITARISLNHRNLTYGYQEFKFPDQPDSSLSDMEFGFLEDGDDGFFFESCNGSADEVRGNEMVGLGFGDDDEDEGKGNDGVGVENDGNYWESQHQLLEATLRRTSSLESRIRNAAKEALNDVRRHGNVCGCGKSMAESCTVCVMREVCCRLQNAGFNTAFCRSKWRSSAHIPSGEHTFLDVIEESRKGEVRVIIELNLRAEFEIARASDDYNRLVQRLPQIYVGKVERLNNVIKILCLAAKKCMKEKKMHMGPWRKHSYMQAKWLRFCERNTSTETPPAPVGCSVRSSKPRASLLTVDLLGTTLSNVRCAAV encoded by the exons atggcTGGAATTACAGCAAGAATTTCATTGAATCACCGAAACTTAACGTACGGTTACCAAGAATTCAAGTTCCCCGACCAACCGGATTCAAGTTTGTCGGACATGGAATTCGGATTTCTTGAAGACGGTGACGATGGGTTCTTCTTCGAAAGCTGTAATGGCAGCGCCGATGAGGTCCGGGGCAATGAAATGGTGGGTTTAGGGTTTGGTGATGACGATGAGGATGAAGGGAAAGGAAACGATGGGGTCGGCGTCGAAAACGATGGTAATTATTGGGAAAGTCAGCACCAGCTTTTGGAAGCTACGTTGCGTAGGACGAGTTCTTTAGAATCGAGGATTAGAAATGCCGCAAAAGAAGCTTTGAATGATGTACGGAGACACGGAAATGTTTGTGGTTGTGGGAAATCCATGGCGGAAAGTTGTACGGTTTGTGTTATGAGAGAAGTGTGTTGTCGTCTCCAAAACGCCGGTTTCAACACCGCCTTTTGCCGCTCTAAATGGCGGAGCTCTGCGCACATCCCATCAG GGGAGCACACGTTTTTGGATGTGATAGAGGAATCAAGAAAAGGAGAAGTAAGGGTAATcatagaattaaatttgagaGCAGAATTCGAGATAGCGAGAGCCAGCGACGATTACAATCGGTTGGTCCAAAGATTACCCCAAATTTACGTGGGAAAAGTGGAGAGATTGAATAACGTGATTAAAATCTTGTGTTTGGCTGCCAAGAAATGcatgaaggaaaagaaaatgCATATGGGACCATGGAGGAAACACAGTTACATGCAAGCTAAGTGGCTTAGATTTTGTGAACGGAATACATCGACGGAAACTCCACCGGCGCCGGTGGGATGTTCAGTCAGGTCGTCGAAGCCAAGGGCGTCGTTGTTGACGGTGGATTTGCTGGGAACAACGTTATCCAATGTGCGTTGTGCAGCTGTTTAA
- the LOC108456299 gene encoding uncharacterized protein LOC108456299: protein MAGFTARISWSHRNLTYGYQEFKFPDQPDSSSSDIEFGFLEDGDDGFFFGSCNGSADEVRGNEMEDLGFGDDDDNDDDEGKEKDGIGVENDGDYWESQQQLLEGALRRTSSLESRIRNAAKDALNDVRRLGIVCGCGKSMTESCRVCVMREVCCRLQNAGFNTAVCRSKWRSSANIPSGEHTFLDVIEESRKGEVRVIVELNLRAEFEIARASDDYNRLVQRLPQIYVGKVERLNNVIKILCLAAKKCMKEKKMHMGPWRKHSYMQAKWRRFCERNTSTETPSAPVGCSVRSSKPRASLLTVDLLGTTLSNVRCTAV from the exons atggctGGATTTACAGCAAGAATTTCATGGAGTCACCGAAACTTAACGTACGGTTACCAAGAATTCAAGTTCCCTGACCAACCGGACTCTAGTTCGTCGGACATTGAATTCGGGTTTCTCGAAGACGGCGACGATGGGTTCTTCTTCGGAAGCTGTAACGGCAGCGCGGATGAGGTCCGGGGCAATGAAATGGAAGATTTAGGGTttggtgatgatgatgataatgatgatgatgaagggaaagaaaaagatgggATCGGCGTTGAAAACGACGGTGATTACTGGGAAAGCCAGCAGCAGCTTTTGGAAGGTGCGTTGCGTAGGACGAGTTCTTTAGAATCGAGGATTAGGAATGCCGCAAAAGATGCTTTGAATGATGTACGGAGACTCGGAATTGTTTGTGGTTGTGGGAAATCCATGACGGAAAGCTGTAGGGTTTGTGTTATGAGAGAAGTGTGTTGTCGTCTCCAAAACGCTGGTTTCAACACCGCCGTTTGCCGCTCTAAATGGCGGAGCTCTGCCAACATCCCGTCAG GGGAGCACACGTTTTTGGATGTGATAGAGGAATCAAGAAAAGGGGAAGTAAGGGTAATCGTAGAATTAAATTTGAGAGCAGAGTTCGAGATAGCGAGAGCCAGTGACGATTACAATCGGTTGGTCCAAAGATTACCCCAAATTTACGTGGGAAAAGTGGAGAGATTGAATAACGTGATTAAAATCTTGTGTTTGGCTGCCAAGAAATGcatgaaggaaaagaaaatgCATATGGGACCATGGAGGAAACATAGTTACATGCAAGCTAAGTGGCGTAGATTTTGTGAACGGAATACGTCGACAGAAACTCCGTCGGCTCCTGTGGGATGTTCGGTCAGGTCGTCGAAGCCAAGGGCGTCGTTGTTGACGGTGGATTTGCTGGGAACAACGTTATCCAATGTGCGTTGTACAGCTGTTTAA